The genomic region CTGCCTTTGGCACCACGCCTCGAAGGCCTGCCGCTGGTGATCTGCTTCCTTCCGGCTGGGCGCGTGCGCCACAGCCCGGAGCATCGATGGTGAAGTCCAGGTGGTCGTTGCGGGCATAGGCGATCACCTCCGGCATCCGCTCGAGCTGATACGCCACACTGGGTTCCCACTTAGGTGCATCGAGCACTACGTGGCTGACGTAACCTTTGGTCGTGCCCACACAGGGGCGCACCGTGCGGAAGAGAACTCCGGACGCTATGCCTTGTCAATAAATTCCTCACACAGCAGAATGTACTGATCCAACTCTTCCCCGGTAAACCGCTTGTGGTGCTCCACACAGTAGTACCAGGCAAAGCGCAGCTTGAGGGCACTAAGGGCGCGCTTGGCCTCCCGGCAATAAGCGGCAACATTTGCAGGATCCACTATGGGCAGGTACACACCGAGCAATATTAAAGGCGTTATGTTCGGCAGCAGCTTCTCTTAACCTCCTTGTTAGAGTTTTCGAGGCTTCGATCACCTGCAGGATATGCCCAGTAACAATTGTGCTTTTCGAAGGGCGAGTTCATGGCATTCAACTCAAGTCACAATCTGTTGCGGTGTTTTCCTCCCTGCAGGCGTGCGGTCGAAGTCGGCGTCCAGGCTTACCAAAGTGAGAGCGTGCTTCTCCGCAGCGATGTATTGATAGGCGTCATCGAAGTCCAGGTTGAACCGCTCCATGACTTCGAGCACGGCTGGCAGGTCTGTGGGTTCCAGATGAATGACCGTCACAGCGCCATCGATGAAGACCTCCTGCACGAAGAGGCGGAAGGCGTCCAGGCGACCGAGCCGGCAGAGGATGATGCCGATGGAGTGCAGAGCGAAATCCGTGATGGCGAGCTGGTCCGATGGGACCTGTTCCAAGAACCGCCCGATGACCTCCGATTGCTCCTGGTCGAGCAAGCGCTCGAGCCAGATGTTGGTGTCCACAAGGTACATGGCTCAGTCGCCTCGCCATTCCAGGGCCTTTTTCTGCAACTCCAGGGCGGTGAACCGGTCCTTGAACTCGCGCAAGGCACCGGCCCAGCTCTGCCGGATGGGTTTCCCATGGGCAGCCTTCCGACGCTCCAGAAGAAAGCGTGCGAAATCCTCCACCTCTTTCCTGAGATCCGGCGGCAGCTCCCGAATCAACTCCTCCAGGGATTTCATGGCCTCACCTCCAGATGGTGCATTTCCTCACCTTGAACACCCTTCGCCTTCGGTGCATGCGGCTCTCCAAAGGGCAA from Thermoflexus hugenholtzii JAD2 harbors:
- a CDS encoding type II toxin-antitoxin system VapC family toxin → MYLVDTNIWLERLLDQEQSEVIGRFLEQVPSDQLAITDFALHSIGIILCRLGRLDAFRLFVQEVFIDGAVTVIHLEPTDLPAVLEVMERFNLDFDDAYQYIAAEKHALTLVSLDADFDRTPAGRKTPQQIVT
- a CDS encoding DUF2281 domain-containing protein; amino-acid sequence: MKSLEELIRELPPDLRKEVEDFARFLLERRKAAHGKPIRQSWAGALREFKDRFTALELQKKALEWRGD